The DNA region GAATGCGTTCAAAATCGTAGCAGCTAGCCTAGACGCTAGGTCGTTGATATCCATGTTTATTGAACGGACCACTAGTTTAGGAGCTAGGCATGTGCGGTCTTTGTCCACAGGACTCTACATATTCCGTCCATCGGTAGGCCCAAGACTTCTCTCCGATACCATGCATGTCTTGTACGACGAGCGCAGCTTGCACTTCCTTGAGGGACACGGCAGCATGGTACaacacaggcacgtagcataaaagcccccccccccccactatttctcgcagcaacatgcttttttttaaattctttggaTGAgtctgacacccccccccccccactttcaaaaacgatgctacgtgcctgcaacatatatttttagtttattCAATAAACTTTAGGATGCTGGTAAATCCAGAGAAATATGTGTAATTTTCATACGAAATCCAGAGagaattttgcaattttcagAATGGATGACCGTCCATCCGAATAATCTTTTAGACTGGGAGCTAtatacagacctgcagctacaatTCAGTTTCATGGATGccaatcaggtttttttttctcaccagatcgcccccccccccccgctcaaatatctataatttttattaacattgttGCTCTTGTCTTGCATTTATGacttgtgtttaattaaaatactaCAATCATTGATGGATACAAACTAGTAGTTCACCGTCTCATGCAAAAGAGCTAGAAATGACCAAACTAGGCACCAGGGAGTTGCGACTGAAGGTGACTTTGGCTTACGTTTAAAGCCAACCATTTAAAAAACCAAGTTTAATTACCGTAATGAAATACAACCACACATTCAAATAAACCAATGCTTTTGGTAATACATGAATAACATCACGTTATTTTTTCAGCGGGCTTTTAAAAATGACTGGGCTGTATAACAGCTTGTGCTACAGTTAAACTTCGGTATCTCGAACTTGGCGGGACTGagtaaaaacttcgagatatccgagggttcgagatatcgaagttcattGAAGTTGGTCTTTAATGTTTCTAGACAcgcaaattttgtttttaaaaatatttaaaaaggtaaaaattgtaaaacccccagcgggattcgaactcatgacttacaggttcgtaGAAACCctctttttttatcttttatttcgtagtaaaccctctaacccactgcgctacggagttaggtgaccatttttggaaagaaactacttatataattacactttattttattgtttatttcgataaacaatacgtcacaacatggaagtgtcccataccaccttaagtttGCATTCGTGTTTGATATTCCGTCCATCAACTGTAAAGTTTACCCGtccaaaatttttcatttaatgtgCGGTAACATCTTCTAGACCAAATTAGCTGACATTTTAATCGGAACGTAATTCAAATATTATAGTTGCtgctctttaaaaatcttttgtaaGCCATTTTGATAAGGGAGACAATCATCATGTTACGATCGAGGTTAAAAATTGGAGGGGGGTGGGGTGTTGCtgtcaaaatataatttattcgcttctaccaatttttttttttacatttgccTGGATCTTGTCCCACTCCAAAATAAAGCTTAATTACCAACTAAACATTGACCATGTGCAACTGAGTCCATATTCGTTGTGgatatctaaattttttttttggggggggggggctttccTGTAAATACAAATTGTCCTCTGTTCTATTAAATAGtcttaattaaaaatctttccaaataatataaaaatgataatgaaagCTTCGCCGCCTCTATTCAGAATCATTGCGTTTTTTAATTTGGTACGTATTTTTGATTTGGTCTAACGACCACGGCATATTAAATTACGGAAGACCAGAAAAGTTTTGTACGTGACTGAAGTAAACCGCAGAGTTAAGACAGCCATGGATTGTGAAACTTTCCAATATGTGAATTCTATAGTCGGATTCCTGTATATTTCTGGTGGGTTTTGCGGAATGTATATTTCAAGCATTATAAACTGgatatattcatttattgatCCAGAAGACACATCCATAGAACCTGTCAATTCCGATGGAACCATTTTATTTGAACAACCCAGAAGAGGAGAACTCTTCGATCCTTCGAAAGTATTCTATCAAGTGGTATTTTCTTCTTTCGGCATACGTTTGATCCTTTTCATCATGTCTTGGACAACATATAATCATTGCAATAAAACTGAAAGAATAAACGAAGTTATCTTTTTCCTTCTCATGACTATTTTTATTGGAGGTTATgcttattttaattactttgtAAAACAACTGAACAGCGTTTGCTATCATATCGAATCAGATTCGTGGAAGAAAACAACACCGAATTGTAAATCAGTCATTACAACGCTTATGATGGAAAACCCGTATCTCGTCTTTACCAGCACCGACTACGAATTTCTAGATGTTAATACTTTATACGATAAGAAAGTTACGGAGGAGCGTTTTATATACCGACGATGTGAAGACGTCACCGACCCAAGCCAATTAGAGCGGCTTGAGGAGCAACTAAACACCGACAACCCAGTTCTCCTGACTATaaggttttcaattttttgtggcGACACagaaacaaaattgaaatatcttaGTAAATTAGAGAGCTTTGTTGGTCCACCTAGGCAGATGCATCCATTGTGTCCTCGAGTCATAAGAGTCAAGATCGACCCTTATGATCACGACACAGAAATGCTCCTTTGGTGGGACACCGAGAGGGATGTCCCGTGGTGGATGAGCGAGAAATGGTTTTGGGTGTTTACAGCCCTGTTTTTAGGAGCTCCTTATAAATTCTTCTTCGACGTGAAAACCCAGAGAGTTACAATAGATATCAAAAAAGTCATTTATTGTTAAGAGTatgtctacgagaaaaccatgcaaatatggaaaaaagcTGTGGCAGCAAGTCTCAAGAATGAATAGAACGATGAAGTCCTAAAGGTGTAAATGTTGGCAGGATgccaagaaatgataattatacatttttgtcgTTTTTCCAGAAAGAATTTCTCAGAAAGTGGcgcattattttttaaaattttgagttAATGAGAAACTATCTGATGTATTGttacaatatataaaatccaTCTTTGGACTCACAAGgactaaaaagtaataaattaacaaaaatatccCATGTGACAATGTAAAGCTAACGCTAAACTACAGATTCTGGAGagttttaaaagtagaaaaatgtccaactttaagacaatatatttgcaatattattgagagtccaaagacatatttttgatatattgtaaagATAAATGTCGTCCTTTTATAACTAGAAACAGAGTTAGTGAATTTAAAGAGcctttttctgacttttaagcatttaaataatgtatatttttacaattttacaaaaagttggaAACATGCCAGATTCGTGACCTATCTACacttaacagaaaaaaatatttggaaattcTCACAAAATGATTTACACAAGTGTATCTTGTTAGTGTTAACTCTAAATgcctttttgaatttatatttaaactaaactcagaattcttaacaataattttgtgaattatgcaaaattttattcttaaaagggtcaaaatgctatttttagtaacattgCTGCAGAACCAAGTGTAGACTGACCAcatcaaaaaaaatttgtggcaaattatttcatatagatgcacactgttacacacaaaatatgaagttgATCAGAGAACCTTGCTCCCACCaccttttgcatggttttcttgtAGACATACTCTTAATAAATGCAGATAActgaattttgcattttttttcgtatttttgtattaaatggTGGATTACTggaacacaattttttttggcaataaAATGTATAACCATATCCTCTTTCAATTTTCACTCTTACCTTTGTTTTCATTGATGTAAGATCTGAATGATGTTTgctgattttatatataatgtcAAAATCTCCATTtggaagaaataaaatattaatgaaaaaaaaacccaagactGAATACTAATTTGTACacatatattgttatatttaataataaaataaagttttatattataaaacataaCATTTTCTGTCCGTTTCGCATTTTGATAAGTACTAATTTGGATTATTTTGATGGAAgttttgcaattcaaaattgcTTACAAAACGACAACTCACTGGATGGAACTAAAAAACAGAAAGAGACGAATAATTCGATTACAAATACTTTAAATCTTaccggtttttaaaaaaattactttctAACCATTTCTTCCTTCTATAGTATGTTGCGTTTAGCCTGAACACATGTAATACTCTTTTGATTATAATATGTAATACTCTTTTGATTATAATATGTAATACTCTTTTGATTATAATACGGAAGTTGGACTGTTTTATGTCGCTAACATTTTCTTGGCAGAAACTCCCTTTCCTATTGTTAACCcaaacagaaaatttatttacatggaATGAAAGTTCATGTAGAAAGACACATTGTTCTAAGTATCACACAGGACGGGtggagaattttaaaaatattatgaagtTTGACGTCAGCCCGTGGCGTTCGTGTTCTCACTGCAGCTGGAGTTTCCATCGACTACCAAAGCGTCCACGTGTAGTCAATCCTGGGAGTATAAAATACCGgcaacacattttaaaattgtgaatattttattttatgatattaaattatttcacgttataatattaatgtaaatatttgatttcatgtttttaaattaatgaaccTAATATTGCTTATTAATTCGTTTAAATGCAGTTTAAAAGCTATAAGAAATGCGTATGATAATACGCAGTAATATGATTGGATTTCGTcagaaaatatagagaaaatgttcagtagatgtacatgtaaacatacagATATAACAAATATTTGCTCAGTTTCACACACCCGAACTATAAAGTGTAAACGCCATCTTTGGCATAAATGACCCGTCTTGTAGTATTGAATTCATCTACTAATATTAAAGTACAATTTGTATATACATATCacagttttctttttgttgttttcaCCGGCCTTCATCATCTACACCATCACACGGGCCACGATACAGAACATTTTCGTATGATGTAGATCCCTCTTCGTTGGTTGATATCATGGAAGAGTAAAAGAAAGACTCTGAAGGATTCACCACCTGTCGatgaaacaataaatatttttcattaaaatacaaaGTTGTATCAACATATTCAAATGATATCTATAAAAGAATGCATTCTAAAAAAGAAGAGTCGCGTACTaatattcaaacatatttttacatatcaattcattaataacatatttcatatataaatttaaCTATCATATAAACAGATAAAGTTTATAACTATCCGACAAGACCTTTGGGATCCTAACCTGAAGTTCTTTCACTATTTGGATGATGGCTGACAATAAATAGTCACACTGGTGTGTTTCTACCACGACCGTTTGCTCTTCACCACTGGGACTAACATGAAGAAATGCAACCCGAGACAACTTGTTATGAACAGTCCACTTTTTTAAACGTGTCCACTTAAACGTCCTTGAGCATTTctctaaaatataaataatcctAAATACTGTAAGACCTACAAAACCAATGTTCACGCATTGACAAGCACATATCACATAAATAACCCCGGAGAGGGGGTGCATTTTGATTCTTACTAAAGAGAAAAATGAAAGTACATGCCATTCGACCTTTGGGGAGGTTCACTCACATGCAACTTGCTTTGTGAAACATGAACTCGAAGTTACAGTGTGGTGTCACATCACACGGCCATTGAAAGatgaaaatgcataaaatcgTATAGATATACACGTCTCAAAATTTGTGTATGAAGATTCTCAATGAGACGTTTAATCACCAAGACCTTTCTGCTTCATCATGTAATGAATTACGATTCAAATTGCAAAAAAGTGTTGTTTAATACAAATGTTTGACTACATTTGCAATTCTTTGGCATACGGCAAACATCTGCCATTCCGAAGAACAAATCGGTCGAAATGTGCAGTGTGAGTACTCTGCAGGCACGCAGCATCAGGGAAGGGCAGGgggaccccccccccacacacacacttttttcttagatttacatacaaaaaattgaattaacatggagttgccccctcccccacttttaTTGCaccatgtaaaaaataaaaaaaattaattgaaaataaggaaataaacagtgaaatttaaattaaagatatattgtacttgccacccccccccccccaaaaaaaaaacggattaggattttcagaattttgtaaaataactttttttgttGTCAAGATTTTTAGGGGGAAGAGTctgccctccccccccccccttttaaaaacgatgctacgtgcctgctctGCACTATAGTTTTGACacttatttatatacatgtatatgaaactACGTGCAGGCTTTCTTATTTTGGAGATATAAAGAAATTGACGTTCAAACAGCCCAGTGGGTTGTAATTTTGACGCATAATGGACCCGGAATGCCCTCGCTTAGGTTATTAGGATGACATTCACCTTTTGTGAAACCAGTTAATGTACTAAGATTGTTCTTGCAAGGATAAGACGCTGTTTAATCTCCCGACAACATGGACAATACCCACTGTAGCCAAGACGGTGATTCTATGGTCAAATCAATGCAAACAAGAactaaaaatcattaaaaattttcaaaaagtgcaAAGAAAGATCTTCTGAACTGGATTATGCCCATCTAAATACCTTtagttagtacatgtaattttttgtaaGTGGCTGAAGTGTTAGGATGACTACATTTACCTGTGTGTAATATTACAGTGTTATGATGACTACACCTACCTGTGTGTAATATTATGTACAGTGTTTGGATGACTTCACTTACCTGTGTATAATATTACAGTGTTATGTTGACTACACTTACCTGTGTGTAATATTACAGTGTTAGGAAGACTACACTTACCTGTGAGTAATACAGTATTACAGTGTTAAGATGACTACACTTACCTGTGTGTAATATTACAGTGTTAGGATGACTACATTTACCTGTGTGTATCATTACATTGTTAGGATGACTACACTTACCTGTGTGTAATATTACAGTGTTAGGATGACTACACTTACCTGtgtgtaacattttaaaaagtgttaggATGACTACACTCACCTGTGCGTAATACAGTATTACAGTGTTAAGATGACTACACTTACCTGTGTAACATTAAAGTGTTATGATGACTACACTTATCTGTGTAATATTACTGAGTTTGGATGACTACACTTACCTGTGTGTAACATAACTGTGTTATAATGACTACACTTTATATCAGTGTATAATGTTACCGTGTTATGATGACTACACTTATCAGAGTATAATATTACAGTGTTTGGATGACTACACTTACCTGTGTGTAATATTATTCCCTCCAT from Crassostrea angulata isolate pt1a10 chromosome 7, ASM2561291v2, whole genome shotgun sequence includes:
- the LOC128191899 gene encoding uncharacterized protein LOC128191899, which codes for MDCETFQYVNSIVGFLYISGGFCGMYISSIINWIYSFIDPEDTSIEPVNSDGTILFEQPRRGELFDPSKVFYQVVFSSFGIRLILFIMSWTTYNHCNKTERINEVIFFLLMTIFIGGYAYFNYFVKQLNSVCYHIESDSWKKTTPNCKSVITTLMMENPYLVFTSTDYEFLDVNTLYDKKVTEERFIYRRCEDVTDPSQLERLEEQLNTDNPVLLTIRFSIFCGDTETKLKYLSKLESFVGPPRQMHPLCPRVIRVKIDPYDHDTEMLLWWDTERDVPWWMSEKWFWVFTALFLGAPYKFFFDVKTQRVTIDIKKVIYC